The genomic region TGCAGCTGCTTCAGGGATGCCGGGCCGGCCGCTTGCCTCGCTTCACCGTAGTCTGATCTCCCACCGTCACCCCCGCATTCCGCAGCAGCACCGTCGCCGCTTCCTTCGCGGCGCGGGCCATTGCGGGGTCGTCGCGGACGAGGTCCTGCGCGATCGAGCCGTCGACCAGCAGCACGAGCTGCGTTGCGAGCGCCTCCGCGTTCGCAACGCCGAGCTCGTTGAGGCGGTCGCGAAACCAGATGCGGCGGCTTTCCTTGAAGGCGATTGCGATCTTCTTCACGGCGCGGTCGGCCGGGCCAAGCTCGGCGACCGCATTCACGAACGGGCAGCCGCGAAAGTCTTTTGCGGCGAAGCGGCGCTCCAGCGAATCGAAGGTGGCGAGGATCTGCTCGGCCGCCGGCTTGTCCGAGGGGCGGGGCTGCACGAAGCGGCGCTCCAGGTAGGCGGCGATCAGCGCGTCCTTGGAGGGGAAGTGGTTGTAGAGCGTGCGCTTGGAGATGCCGATCTCGGCCGCGATGGTGTCGACGCCGATGGCGCGAATGCCCTGAAGATAGAACAGTTTGTCGGCGGTCTCGAGAATCCGCTCTTTCATCGTCTGTGGGGCGGGCGGGGGAGCCATGCGGCGGTGAATGTCCTGTTCGCTTGACAGTGCACCCTATTCATAGCCTAAGTACACAGGTCTGTGTAACCAAAATCAATCGATATTGCAGACGACGGC from Bradyrhizobium lupini harbors:
- a CDS encoding TetR/AcrR family transcriptional regulator, which gives rise to MAPPPAPQTMKERILETADKLFYLQGIRAIGVDTIAAEIGISKRTLYNHFPSKDALIAAYLERRFVQPRPSDKPAAEQILATFDSLERRFAAKDFRGCPFVNAVAELGPADRAVKKIAIAFKESRRIWFRDRLNELGVANAEALATQLVLLVDGSIAQDLVRDDPAMARAAKEAATVLLRNAGVTVGDQTTVKRGKRPARHP